One Lepus europaeus isolate LE1 chromosome 4, mLepTim1.pri, whole genome shotgun sequence genomic window, CAGCTTTGTAAGTTCCGTCAGCAGCACGGCTGAAGAGGGCCGGAAAGGCACTCGGCCGTCTACGTGACACAGCGCCAGCAACGGGGCATGGGCACCATACATGGCAGTGGACAGGAGTAGCATCAGGATCCAGCGGGCCTGCCGTGGACGGCCCAGGCGTGGCATACCCCCGTCCTCTACACTCATGCCCACACCAGACTGAGTGGCCTGTATACCTAGCAAGGGACAGCGGGAGTTGCAATGTTTGGGGGAAATCAAGTTATGGAGCTGATGCGCAGGAGGGAGGAGCCGTGGCACATCGCCAGAGAGAATACTGAAGATGAGAGTCGGCTGCAGACTGGGAGCTCAGGGCTGGGAGAAGAAGGGGCTGCTGGCCCTCGAAGCCACAGTCTTGGGAACAGTACCATGGAgttagggagggaagaaggagtcCAAGGTGCAGGCTGACAAGCCACCACCCACCCTCTGCAGGAAGGGAAGCAAAGATGAAGGTAGCAGGGAAGTTGAAAAAAGCCAATGGGTAGCAGCCAGGGAAGCCAAACAGAGTGTCTGTGATTGAAAGGCCTCTACTTGCAGGCCCCAGCTACTCATCCTGCCTCCCCCATGGGATCCAGAACTAGTCTGGCCCCTTACGCAGTGACCGAAAATAGTCCCTCAATGTCTTCTCCACGTTGGGCACAGCGTATGCCTGAGCTGCGTAGATGCCAGTGCAGGTGCCCACAACAAAGCCCAATACGGCTGACGCCCTCAGTTTGGCTACCACATAGCCAGCCAGGAATCCCTTGAGGAATGGGGAGGACAAGAGTGAGCCATCCTGTGGAGAAAAATGCAGAAGCAAACTCAGCCAGgctctcccctttcctgcccaGGGGCTATTCAAACTGGGCCGACAGCATTCCACCACCTGCCCTGCTTTCCTCGGGACAACTGTGATACTTTCTCCAAAGATTTCCTCAAGGTTATGGCACCAGAAAAAGAACTCAGGAGCCCTGATGACACAATCTCAGAACCCTGGGATCAGAAGGTTCCAACCACAAAACCCTACTGCGAGGCCAGAGAAGTCCAGGTTATCCAATGCCTACCTATTTCTCTGGCCTCATTTCCGGGCACACTCCCAGTGATAGCAGTCAAGCTGACCTCTTTCTACTCCGTCAAGTTCATAATGCTACTTCGTTTCACCAGAGCTTTGCTTATGCTGTTCTATCTGCCAGGAATGATTTTTCCTCCCCTCGTCACCAAGTTAACTCCTACTTAAGACCTCAGCTCAAGCACCATTTTCTCAGGGAAACTTTCCTTGGGGTATCTGAAAACAGATAACAATAACCATTCTCTGAATAAATCTCTATCACCCGTTCAAAACTCACAAGAGCATGTTGGGCAATGAAACCTAAGGGACGAGGGAGAGCAGCCCCTACCTGGCTCACGCCACTGTTGACCTCACTTTCCACACGTCGCTGTAGGCTTTCCAGCTGGTTTTTGAGGAATGCCAGGTCCTTAAGCTTGGGTACAGAATCCTAGAACAAGGGAGAGGTTGGTTCCAACAGACTGACccgtcagggccagcgctgtggtacagcaggtaaagttgctgcatgtagcaggtaaagtcactgcctgcagcatcggtatcccatatgggagctggtgagtcccggctgctccacttctgatccagctccctactggaaaagcagcagaagacggcacaagtccttgggcccctgcatccatgtgggagacatagaagaagctcctggcttcggatcgggtcagctctggccgttgtggccatttctggagtgaacgagaggatggaagatctctctctctctgtctctgcctctctgtaactctttcaaatgaaataaataaattttaaaaaccctgaACCATCCCCaacaactcttttttaaaaaattcttatttacatgataggcagagagagagagagagagagagaatctttcatctgctggttcacaccctaaatgctcacaatagccagggctgggccaagtcaaggccaggagacaggggcccaatccaggtctctcaggtgggtggtaggaatgcaaatattggagccttcatctgctgtctcccagggtgcatctaagcaggaagcagaaattgGAATTGgcaccagaactcaaacccaggcacttggatatggtaTGTGGGAGTCTCGAGTGGTGTCTTAACGACTGTACCAAACAGCTGCCCCTTCCTCTGTTCTAGTGAACAACGGCTGGGAGTGAggatggagtgaaccaacgaaatcTCTTCCTAAAAAGCCTTCCTGAGATGGCAGTGATAAAGGAGGAAAGACAATAACCATAAAACGTGGGGGCCGGGAAGGGGACCGATGGGAGAGGCACTAATAACTTTTAACAAATCCTCCAGGAATTTCACATAGCAAGTAGTGTGTAGGGGAGGCAGGGACAGCTAGAGAATCTTCAATTAGGTCTGTCAAGAAAGCACCACTAACTGGACCACGAGTACCCTAAAAGTGGGACCAGCCTGTCTTGACTGCCGtgtcccagggcctgcagggacCGGCCAGCACCCAGACGTGGGGGTTCTGCTGAGCTtccagaaccccagaacttccAGGAGTGGCCTAAGGCGCTTCTGTGAACAACCCGGGGTCAAACTGATTTCTGCCCAGGCTGTATCCTCCTCCTGCCAAGGCCACCCCAAACTGAATGTGAGTGACTGGATGCGATGGGTAATAACTGTTGACAAGAGTAAGTCAACTGAATGTTGTTGATTGCATCTAAGTGTAAAGTTCAGTGTGTGCAAAAGGGAGTCTCGAGGGCGGTCTGAGTGTCCATGTGGACAGGAAACACTGCGTCTTTGCAGGGAATAACTCGGGGCCTAGGACGCGGAAGAGAAAGCATCAGTGTGTATGGTAGTAGCTGGGCGACGGTGGTCCCGCTGCGGGGTGTCCGGCTCCGCTTTCCTAAACCGCCCTCCCCCACTGTTGAGACAGTCTACAAGAACCTTCGGGGAAACAAGGGACACCGTCACGCTTGAGCAGTTCCAGCGTCACCTTCCCCCAGAATTAAGGTCATGGGGTGCAGTGGCCACACGACTGCAGACCACCCCACATGCACTCACCTTGTCATCCGCCATCTTCTCCGCCTAACTTGCTGCGCAGACGCAGCCCCGCCTCCTCATAGCCAGCGCTATGGCCATCTTTACTGAGGGCAGAAGCACTTCCGGGGCACTGCTGGAGAGGGTGCAGCGCTTTCTGGGAGGCTGGGGCCGGCGGTTTCCTCACAGATACTTCCGTGTGACCCCTCCCGTCGCGTCCCAGGCTGAACGTGCGCGCGCACACGACCCGGGCGCCATGTTCTCATTCATGCGCAAACCTCCGCCTGCACGAAAGCCTGGGCCGTCTCCCGCCGCCTGATGAACTCATAGTTGCGTTGTGGCGTCAGCGGGCCGTCCGGCGTCGGTGCGTCTGCCCACGCACGGAAGCGCGCACCCACTCGGGGATCCACACGCCGGGCTACACGCACCACCCCTCGGCGGGCGGTGCTGCTCAGGCCCTCCCCTTCCCGCCCCCGGGACCAGCCCCTTCCCCGCCCAGTGTCTGTCGGCGCCAGCTGGAAGGGCCGTCTCGGGCGCAGAGAGGCTGGGCTTGCTCGGCGCAGCAGCTCCGGAGGTCGCGCTGGGCTGGGAGTGCCGGCGGGGCCGCGGCCGGGGCTATGTTGGGCAAGGATT contains:
- the LOC133757992 gene encoding uncharacterized LOC131768270 homolog, whose product is MADDKDSVPKLKDLAFLKNQLESLQRRVESEVNSGVSQDGSLLSSPFLKGFLAGYVVAKLRASAVLGFVVGTCTGIYAAQAYAVPNVEKTLRDYFRSLRKGPD